One stretch of Lysobacter sp. KIS68-7 DNA includes these proteins:
- the eptA gene encoding phosphoethanolamine--lipid A transferase EptA, translating to MLLKRIARNIPGFPFSCGYPTFVFGFTLANMLLFGWPLFSFAASTTRAISWPGMLDLLILSGLQVVLMVMLLTSASLLSLRAMKLVCIALLIGNAIALYFIETYNVLLDKTMMGNVVDTDRQQTFDLFHPKIIVYLFLLGLLPASIVATTSITGSTRLRRLRLLIATVVFGAAMVYAGSSTWPWFDEHAKRLGGLMLPWSYLANTTRYLEAVADANRKQVPLPPLHFIPNAHPERKIIVVLVIGESARASNFSLYGYGRNTNPELAKAGVIVLPDVHACATYTTAAIRCMLSHVGGDAPANVSQEILPNYLQRHGVEVIWRSNNWGEPPLKIAHYERVGEIRKQYDEALLDRLGEMLARSTSPRIFVVLHARGSHGPRYDRDVPEAFARFQPVCASVDVSTCTHASLVNAYDNTIVYTDHFLADTIKLLEAVPDSASTMIYISDHGESLGERGFYLHGAPNSVAPDVQRDVPFLVWMSPAFSEAKAISPNEILSRAPFGDDNVFHSVLGAFGGSSTVYKPSLDLFSHSETSARHLH from the coding sequence GTGCTGCTCAAGCGCATCGCGCGAAACATTCCTGGCTTCCCTTTCAGCTGCGGATACCCGACGTTCGTTTTCGGGTTCACCCTGGCGAACATGCTGTTGTTCGGATGGCCGCTGTTTTCCTTCGCGGCTTCCACCACCCGCGCGATCTCATGGCCCGGCATGCTGGATCTGCTGATCCTGAGCGGTTTGCAGGTGGTCTTGATGGTGATGTTGCTGACCTCGGCATCGCTCCTCTCCCTGCGGGCGATGAAGCTGGTCTGCATCGCGTTGCTCATCGGCAATGCCATCGCGCTCTATTTCATCGAGACGTACAACGTCCTGCTCGACAAGACGATGATGGGCAACGTCGTCGACACCGATCGTCAGCAGACCTTCGACCTGTTCCACCCGAAGATCATCGTCTACCTGTTCCTGCTTGGCCTGTTGCCTGCGTCCATCGTCGCCACGACGTCCATCACAGGCTCCACCCGTCTGCGCCGCCTTCGCTTGCTGATCGCCACTGTCGTTTTCGGTGCCGCCATGGTGTATGCAGGATCGTCGACGTGGCCATGGTTCGACGAACACGCCAAGCGCCTGGGCGGATTGATGCTGCCGTGGTCCTACCTCGCGAACACGACGCGCTATCTGGAGGCCGTCGCCGATGCGAACCGCAAGCAAGTACCGCTGCCGCCCTTGCACTTCATTCCCAATGCGCACCCGGAACGCAAGATCATCGTGGTACTGGTGATCGGCGAATCAGCACGCGCAAGCAACTTCTCCCTTTACGGGTACGGCAGGAATACAAACCCGGAGCTCGCCAAGGCCGGCGTCATCGTCTTGCCCGATGTCCATGCGTGCGCGACCTATACGACGGCAGCGATCCGCTGCATGTTGTCGCACGTCGGGGGCGATGCGCCGGCAAACGTCAGCCAGGAGATCCTCCCCAACTACCTGCAACGCCACGGCGTCGAGGTCATCTGGCGATCCAACAACTGGGGGGAGCCGCCGCTGAAGATCGCGCATTACGAGCGCGTGGGCGAGATCCGCAAGCAATACGACGAGGCGCTGCTTGATCGCCTTGGGGAAATGCTTGCCCGCTCCACGTCCCCGCGGATCTTCGTCGTGCTGCACGCGCGGGGCAGCCACGGCCCCCGGTACGACCGCGATGTTCCGGAGGCGTTCGCACGTTTCCAGCCAGTCTGCGCGTCGGTGGATGTCAGCACCTGCACGCACGCCTCGCTCGTCAATGCCTACGACAACACCATCGTCTACACGGATCACTTCCTCGCCGACACGATCAAGCTCCTGGAAGCGGTCCCGGACAGCGCCTCGACCATGATCTACATTTCCGATCACGGCGAATCATTGGGAGAGCGCGGGTTCTATCTCCATGGCGCTCCGAATTCCGTCGCGCCCGATGTCCAACGGGACGTGCCATTCCTCGTATGGATGTCTCCCGCCTTCAGCGAAGCCAAGGCGATTTCGCCCAACGAGATTCTCTCCAGGGCCCCGTTCGGCGACGACAACGTTTTCCACAGCGTGTTGGGCGCCTTTGGTGGCAGCAGCACGGTCTACAAACCGTCGCTGGACCTTTTCAGCCACTCCGAGACAAGCGCCCGTCATCTGCACTGA
- a CDS encoding DUF5694 domain-containing protein — translation MFARMVVLLCALIAAGDASAQTAANPAPTKVMIVGTFHLDNPGRDVFNVQVDDVLTDKRQKELAAVAASLAKFAPTEVMVEWPQAQTDEQYASFRAGKLPPSRNEVVQLGFRLAKLRELERVHGIDVQGEFPFDPVKAYASSHGMAPRLDAALAGAGHEVQNLSERVREGSIGSVLRYMNSPERALKNHGFYVDMLRYGDGDTQPGARLVGAWYARNLAICARLLQSLPAGGRAVVFYGEGHAYLLRQCIVEAPGVELVEANDYLPK, via the coding sequence ATGTTCGCAAGGATGGTGGTGCTGCTTTGCGCGCTGATCGCCGCTGGCGATGCGTCGGCACAGACGGCCGCGAACCCGGCGCCGACGAAAGTCATGATCGTCGGCACCTTCCACCTGGACAACCCGGGACGCGACGTCTTCAACGTCCAGGTCGACGACGTGCTGACGGACAAACGCCAGAAGGAACTGGCCGCCGTTGCCGCATCGCTTGCGAAGTTCGCGCCGACCGAGGTCATGGTGGAGTGGCCGCAGGCGCAGACGGACGAGCAGTACGCGAGCTTCCGCGCCGGCAAGCTGCCGCCTTCGCGCAACGAGGTCGTGCAGTTGGGATTCCGCTTGGCGAAGTTGCGTGAGCTGGAGCGCGTGCACGGCATCGACGTGCAAGGGGAATTTCCGTTCGATCCGGTGAAGGCCTACGCCAGCAGCCACGGCATGGCACCGCGATTGGATGCGGCGCTGGCGGGAGCGGGGCACGAAGTGCAGAACCTCAGCGAGCGCGTGCGCGAGGGCAGCATCGGATCGGTGCTTCGCTACATGAACTCACCAGAGCGCGCGCTCAAGAACCATGGGTTCTACGTGGACATGCTGCGCTATGGCGATGGCGACACGCAGCCGGGTGCGCGCCTGGTCGGTGCGTGGTATGCGCGCAATCTTGCGATCTGCGCCAGGTTGCTGCAGTCGCTGCCGGCGGGTGGGCGCGCGGTGGTGTTCTACGGTGAGGGGCACGCGTATTTGTTGCGGCAGTGCATCGTCGAGGCGCCGGGGGTGGAGTTGGTCGAGGCAAACGATTACTTGCCGAAGTGA
- a CDS encoding MipA/OmpV family protein — protein sequence MTWARALSLGSALCAVACTAHAQDALLGTVLEEPGNAGLGFLFRTETSPYIGADHRDDFLPLYLYEGERFFLRANQVGVRVWHNDTMGFEGFAERRLEGYPEDEAPASLEGMRVRNTGADLGARFYLQHGASRWDLSVRHDIANLSHGTEVRAGYDYTIQGDRWRLQPVVLLSWRSADLNDYYYGVSPLEARPDRPVYDAGAGWNATLGLYGQYKILHNWSLIGGAYATQVSSEIRDSPVVEDKTRWGVMAGAVYDFGNSQVRWDDDNTPTYIKVFYGRDSGEGCHLVRIMALACVSLNDDDPTDIVGVHVGRPFVSRFNGWPVDVIGYAGLLRHLEKGRQPDGWQIDAYMKGFWYGFPWSHRVNTRLGFGIGVSYAERVPYTEITAQARRGENTSKLLNYLEPSVDVSVGDLFGNKRWHDLYFGFAVSHRSGIFGSSQLLGTVDGGSNYIYAYLEGAF from the coding sequence ATGACGTGGGCGCGCGCACTGTCGCTTGGCTCTGCCCTGTGCGCGGTCGCCTGCACCGCGCACGCGCAGGACGCGCTCCTGGGCACCGTGCTGGAAGAACCCGGCAACGCCGGACTGGGCTTCCTCTTCCGCACCGAGACGTCCCCGTACATCGGTGCCGACCACCGCGACGACTTCCTGCCGCTATACCTCTACGAAGGCGAGCGCTTCTTCCTGCGTGCGAACCAAGTCGGCGTGCGCGTGTGGCACAACGACACGATGGGCTTCGAAGGATTCGCGGAGCGGCGCCTGGAAGGCTATCCGGAAGACGAAGCGCCTGCGTCATTGGAAGGCATGCGAGTGCGCAACACCGGCGCCGACCTCGGTGCGCGCTTCTACCTGCAGCACGGCGCATCGCGTTGGGACCTGAGCGTGCGGCACGACATCGCCAACCTCTCGCACGGCACCGAAGTGCGCGCCGGTTACGACTACACGATCCAGGGCGACCGCTGGCGCTTGCAGCCAGTCGTGTTGCTGTCGTGGCGCAGCGCCGACCTCAACGACTACTACTACGGCGTGTCGCCCCTGGAAGCGCGACCGGATCGCCCCGTCTACGACGCGGGCGCAGGTTGGAACGCCACGCTCGGGCTCTACGGCCAGTACAAGATCCTGCACAACTGGAGCCTCATCGGCGGCGCGTACGCCACGCAGGTGTCCTCCGAAATCCGCGACAGCCCGGTGGTGGAAGACAAGACGCGCTGGGGCGTGATGGCCGGTGCGGTCTACGACTTCGGCAACAGCCAGGTGCGTTGGGACGACGACAACACACCGACCTACATCAAGGTCTTCTACGGGCGCGACAGCGGCGAAGGCTGCCACCTGGTGCGCATCATGGCGCTGGCCTGCGTGAGCCTGAACGACGACGACCCGACCGACATCGTGGGCGTGCACGTCGGCCGCCCGTTCGTCTCGCGCTTCAACGGCTGGCCGGTCGACGTGATCGGCTACGCCGGCCTGCTGCGCCATCTCGAGAAAGGCCGCCAGCCCGACGGCTGGCAGATCGACGCCTACATGAAGGGCTTCTGGTACGGATTCCCCTGGAGCCATCGCGTGAACACGCGCCTGGGCTTCGGCATCGGCGTCTCCTACGCCGAGCGCGTGCCCTACACCGAAATCACCGCGCAGGCCCGCCGCGGGGAGAACACGTCGAAGCTGCTCAACTACCTGGAGCCGAGCGTCGACGTGAGCGTGGGCGACCTGTTCGGCAACAAGCGCTGGCACGACCTGTACTTCGGGTTCGCCGTGTCGCACCGCTCCGGCATCTTCGGCAGCTCGCAGCTGCTCGGGACCGTCGACGGCGGGTCCAACTACATCTACGCCTATCTCGAAGGGGCGTTCTGA
- a CDS encoding epoxide hydrolase, with amino-acid sequence MKRRINATRWPEKENVTDTSQGVQLGPLQELARYWATDYDWRKCEAKLNALPQFVTEIDGLDIHFIHVRSKHKGALPVIISHGWPGSIIEQIKLIGPLTDPTAFGGTAEDAFDVVIPSIPGYGFSSKPTVTWDHARMARAWVELMKRLGYTRFVAQGGDVGGQITDAMAVAAPAELVGVHTNFLFALPDNVSNTIQTGAPPPSDITDQEKAALQKLQGFFVKNAGYAIEMATRPQTLYGLADSPVALAAWLIDHGDGDDQPAAAVLAAMRTPTEGQPPERLTRDDVLDNITLYWLTNTGVSSARSYWDNKPPYFGPKKFSIPAAFTVFPGEIYQPSRRWAEGGYPNLVYFNEAKKGGHFAAWEEPLVFASEMRAAFKALH; translated from the coding sequence ATGAAGCGTCGCATCAATGCGACCAGGTGGCCGGAAAAGGAAAACGTCACGGACACTTCGCAGGGAGTACAGCTCGGCCCGCTGCAGGAACTCGCGCGCTACTGGGCCACGGACTACGACTGGCGCAAGTGCGAAGCGAAGCTCAATGCCTTGCCGCAGTTCGTCACCGAGATCGACGGCCTCGACATCCACTTCATCCACGTGCGTTCGAAGCACAAGGGCGCGCTGCCCGTGATCATCTCGCACGGATGGCCCGGCTCGATCATCGAGCAGATCAAGTTGATCGGCCCGCTCACCGATCCCACGGCCTTCGGTGGCACTGCGGAGGACGCCTTCGACGTCGTGATCCCGTCGATCCCCGGCTATGGGTTCTCCTCCAAGCCGACGGTGACTTGGGATCATGCGCGCATGGCGCGCGCGTGGGTCGAATTGATGAAGCGCCTGGGATACACGCGCTTCGTCGCGCAGGGCGGCGATGTCGGCGGACAGATCACGGACGCGATGGCGGTCGCAGCGCCCGCGGAACTCGTGGGCGTGCACACCAACTTCCTGTTCGCGCTTCCGGATAACGTGTCGAACACGATCCAGACCGGCGCACCGCCGCCGTCCGACATAACCGACCAGGAGAAAGCCGCGCTCCAGAAGCTGCAGGGCTTCTTCGTCAAGAACGCGGGCTACGCGATCGAAATGGCGACGCGTCCGCAAACGCTCTACGGACTCGCGGATTCTCCGGTCGCACTCGCAGCCTGGCTGATCGACCATGGCGACGGCGACGATCAACCAGCAGCCGCGGTCCTCGCGGCAATGCGCACGCCGACCGAAGGGCAGCCGCCGGAGCGGCTGACGCGGGACGACGTGCTCGACAACATCACCCTCTATTGGCTGACGAACACCGGTGTCTCCTCGGCCCGCAGCTATTGGGACAACAAGCCGCCGTACTTCGGTCCGAAGAAGTTCTCCATCCCCGCGGCGTTCACCGTCTTCCCCGGCGAGATCTACCAGCCCTCACGGCGCTGGGCGGAGGGCGGTTA
- a CDS encoding NADPH:quinone reductase → MRAAIYTRTGPAHEVLSIAELARPEPDRGCVRVRVQWSGVNPSDTKSRAGTRSAVLPFPRITPHSDGAGHIDAVGEDVDPARVGERVWLWNAAWGRPDGTAAEFVVVPAEQAVRLPDGVDLKVGALLGIPALTAYHAVHMHGGVEGKRVLVAGGAGAVGHYAVQMARLTGAAQVIATVSNEAKATLARDAGADATIDYRRADVREAIRVATDGRGVDRIIEVDFAANATLDFDLLARDGDVVIYGSGHPMVEVPFVPGILKNISCHFFIVYHLSERDRRRAIDGLTALLASGALQHNIAAELPLERIADAHALVEGGKAVGNVIVSLGE, encoded by the coding sequence ATGCGCGCAGCCATCTACACACGCACAGGACCTGCACACGAGGTGTTGTCGATTGCAGAGCTTGCGCGACCGGAGCCAGATCGCGGCTGCGTGCGCGTTCGCGTGCAATGGTCCGGCGTGAACCCGTCCGACACGAAGTCGCGCGCCGGCACGCGCTCTGCCGTGCTTCCGTTTCCACGGATCACGCCGCACAGCGATGGCGCGGGGCACATCGATGCCGTCGGCGAGGACGTCGATCCCGCGCGCGTCGGGGAGCGCGTGTGGCTGTGGAATGCGGCCTGGGGACGGCCCGATGGCACTGCGGCCGAGTTCGTCGTCGTGCCCGCCGAACAGGCGGTCAGGTTGCCTGATGGCGTGGACCTCAAGGTCGGTGCGCTGCTCGGTATTCCGGCGTTGACGGCGTACCACGCCGTGCACATGCACGGCGGCGTGGAGGGAAAACGCGTGCTCGTGGCCGGCGGCGCAGGCGCGGTCGGGCACTACGCGGTGCAGATGGCGCGCCTGACGGGCGCTGCCCAGGTGATCGCGACCGTCAGCAATGAAGCCAAGGCGACACTCGCGCGCGACGCCGGTGCCGACGCGACGATCGACTACCGTCGCGCCGACGTGCGCGAAGCAATCCGCGTGGCAACGGACGGGCGGGGGGTTGATCGCATCATCGAAGTCGACTTCGCGGCGAACGCCACCCTCGATTTCGACCTCCTGGCGCGCGATGGTGACGTGGTCATCTACGGCAGCGGCCACCCCATGGTCGAGGTGCCCTTCGTGCCCGGCATCCTGAAGAACATCTCGTGCCACTTCTTCATCGTGTACCACCTGTCCGAGCGCGACAGGCGGCGTGCCATCGATGGGTTGACCGCCCTGCTCGCCAGCGGAGCCCTGCAGCACAACATCGCGGCCGAACTTCCGCTGGAACGGATCGCCGATGCCCATGCGCTGGTGGAAGGCGGCAAGGCCGTCGGCAATGTCATCGTGTCGCTCGGCGAGTAG
- a CDS encoding NAD(P)/FAD-dependent oxidoreductase encodes MLRLTDLKLPLDHPEPALREAILARLGIAPGELAGYTVAKRSYDARRRGAIVLIYSVDVDTPREADILRRLELDGDSSKVMPTPDTRYKFVARAPDKLPLRPLVIGMGPCGLFAGLVLAQMGFRPIILERGKAVRERTKDTWGLWRKKVLNPESNVQFGEGGAGTFSDGKLWSQISDPKHYGRKVIDEFVRAGAPEEIAYVSKPHIGTFRLVSMVEQMRATIESLGGEIRFSQRVDDLLVETDRAGVRHVRGVTLEGGEQLRADHVVLALGHSARDTFAMLHARGVFVEAKPFSIGFRIEHPQSLIDNARFGPQAGHPLLGAADYKLVHHCRNGRSVYSFCMCPGGTVVAAASEPGRVVTNGMSQYSRNERNANAAIVCGITPEDYAPYGEGPLAGIALQRHWEARAFELGGGDYEAPGQLVGDFLKDRASSAFGAVLPSYKPGVRLGDLAPSLPEYAIAAIREALPAFEKQVRGFAMHDAVLTGVETRTSSPVRVTRGEDGHSLNTRGLFPAGEGAGYAGGILSAGVDGIRTAEAVALDILSRTARVA; translated from the coding sequence ATGTTGCGACTGACCGACCTCAAGCTGCCGCTGGACCACCCCGAGCCGGCGCTGCGCGAGGCGATCCTGGCCCGGCTGGGCATCGCCCCCGGCGAGCTGGCGGGCTACACCGTCGCCAAACGCAGCTACGACGCGCGCCGACGCGGCGCGATCGTGCTGATCTATTCGGTCGACGTCGACACCCCGCGCGAAGCCGACATCCTGCGGCGGCTGGAGCTGGACGGCGACAGCAGCAAGGTGATGCCCACGCCAGACACCCGCTACAAGTTCGTGGCGCGCGCGCCGGACAAGCTTCCGCTGCGCCCCCTTGTGATCGGCATGGGGCCGTGCGGCCTGTTCGCAGGCCTCGTGCTCGCGCAGATGGGCTTCCGGCCCATCATCCTCGAGCGCGGCAAGGCCGTGCGCGAGCGCACCAAGGACACTTGGGGCCTGTGGCGCAAGAAGGTGCTCAATCCGGAATCCAACGTGCAGTTCGGCGAAGGCGGTGCGGGCACGTTCTCCGACGGCAAGCTGTGGAGCCAGATCAGCGACCCGAAGCATTACGGGCGCAAGGTGATCGACGAGTTCGTCCGGGCTGGCGCGCCGGAGGAGATCGCGTACGTCAGCAAACCGCACATCGGCACGTTCCGCCTGGTGTCCATGGTGGAGCAGATGCGCGCGACGATCGAATCCCTGGGCGGGGAGATTCGATTCAGCCAGCGCGTCGACGATCTGCTGGTCGAAACCGATCGCGCCGGCGTGCGCCACGTGCGCGGCGTGACGCTCGAAGGCGGCGAGCAACTGCGCGCCGACCACGTCGTGCTCGCGCTCGGTCACAGCGCACGCGACACGTTCGCGATGCTGCATGCGCGCGGTGTTTTCGTCGAAGCCAAGCCGTTCTCGATCGGTTTCCGCATCGAGCATCCGCAATCGCTGATCGACAACGCCCGCTTCGGCCCGCAGGCCGGGCATCCGCTGCTCGGGGCAGCCGATTACAAGCTCGTGCACCACTGCCGCAACGGCCGCTCGGTCTACAGCTTCTGCATGTGCCCCGGCGGCACCGTGGTCGCCGCGGCCAGCGAGCCCGGGCGCGTGGTCACCAATGGCATGAGCCAGTATTCGCGCAACGAGCGCAACGCAAATGCAGCGATCGTCTGCGGCATCACGCCCGAGGACTACGCGCCCTATGGAGAGGGTCCGCTCGCCGGCATTGCGCTGCAACGGCATTGGGAAGCGCGCGCGTTCGAACTCGGCGGCGGAGACTACGAAGCGCCGGGGCAGTTGGTGGGCGATTTCCTGAAGGATCGAGCGTCGAGCGCGTTCGGTGCGGTGCTCCCCTCCTACAAGCCGGGCGTGCGCCTGGGCGATCTCGCACCCTCGCTGCCGGAGTACGCGATCGCGGCGATCCGCGAGGCGCTACCGGCGTTCGAAAAGCAGGTCCGCGGGTTTGCGATGCACGACGCGGTGTTGACCGGTGTCGAAACCCGCACGTCCTCGCCGGTGCGCGTCACGCGTGGCGAGGACGGCCACAGCCTCAATACGCGCGGGCTGTTCCCGGCCGGCGAAGGCGCGGGCTACGCGGGCGGCATCCTGTCGGCTGGCGTCGATGGCATCCGCACGGCCGAAGCGGTCGCGCTCGATATTCTTTCCCGCACCGCGCGCGTCGCTTAG